The following coding sequences lie in one Lolium perenne isolate Kyuss_39 chromosome 2, Kyuss_2.0, whole genome shotgun sequence genomic window:
- the LOC139835875 gene encoding uncharacterized protein, translated as MFLHVVGHNQRFRVIHNTFRRSTETISRYFQQVLYTSINTPTKIKNSYMWFPYFRDCIGAIDGTHVTAKVPRSMSVAFRGRKHYTSQNVLATVDFNMRFTYVFVGWEGSAHDASILADSLSRPDGLQIPDGKFYLGDDGYACRPGILPLFRKTRYHLNEFSAKYRSLNARELFNLRHSRLRVTIERAFAALKNRFKVLDQKPLHTFDTQVTLVLACCILHNWILCWCEDEFFEEVVTFDEVETGHGVEAGDNDAWKVKRRE; from the exons ATGTTTCTTCATGTGGTCGGTCATAACCAGAGGTTCAGAGTCATCCATAACACATTCAGGCGATCCACGGAGACTATCTCTCGGTACTTCCAGCAGGTGTTGTACACATCAATAAACACACCAACCAAGATCAAGAACAGCTACATGTGGTTCCCCTATTTCAGG GATTGCATTGGGGCTATTGATGGTACTCATGTCACTGCAAAGGTACCTAGATCAATGTCTGTAGCATTCCGCGGGAGAAAGCACTACACTAGCCAGAACGTGCTAGCAACTGTGGATTTCAATATGAGGTTCACCTACGTGTTTGTTGGGTGGGAGGGTTCAGCTCATGATGCCAGCATCCTGGCCGATAGCTTGTCAAGGCCTGATGGGTTGCAAATCCCTGATGGTAAGTTCTACCTTGGAGATGATGGATATGCATGCCGACCTGGAATTCTACCTCTCTTCAGAAAAACAAGGTACCACCTCAACGAGTTCTCTGCGAAGTACCGATCTCTGAATGCGAGAGAGTTGTTCAATCTCAGACACTCAAGGCTTAGAGTCACCATTGAGAGGGCATTTGCTGCATTGAAGAACAGGTTCAAGGTCCTTGACCAGAAACCGTTACATACGTTTGACACTCAGGTAACGCTGGTCCTTGCGTGCTGCATTCTTCACAACTGGATCCTATGTTGGTGCGAGGATGAGTTCTTCGAAGAGGTTGTCACTTTTGATGAAGTAGAGACCGGCCATGGCGTGGAAGCAGGCGACAATGATGCCTGGAAGGTGAAGAGGCGAGAGTAG
- the LOC127329617 gene encoding GDSL esterase/lipase At5g03610-like, translated as MSPTILSVFCLLLVLQAAARVESGTNWYNMFMFGDSFADTGNSPGSGTGVPTRLSRAWFDPYGLNYEDYNGHWQGLSPSGRFSDFMVQSDVIAKIMGFHEAAPAYKQSNNFCHPYGMTLATVGAGVFYTPDETPTLGEQVDTFKRLMYDGFISSTRLDGAFLFVAISGNDYIPKINLFGNTSTNSIIPLTPYIENVTNEIVANVHRLQKLGAQKILVNNMHPLGCMPRHTRVNNHTRCESHGNFIATAHNSMLQQKLGNNSNVLILDLYTAFTNVINNQTPDSQRFTFKLAPSCEANEPEGFCGYRDGSLHHFYVLDEDHLFKHFYWDDMHPTSAGWKAVMKQLEGSIKSFMS; from the exons ATGTCTCCGACGATCCTCTCCGTGTTCTGCCTCCTCCTTGTTCTCCAGG CAGCTGCCCGTGTGGAGTCTGGAACAAACTGGTACAATATGTTCATGTTCGGCGACTCGTTTGCTGACACCGGGAACAGCCCGGGATCGGGTACCGGCGTGCCGACGCGCCTGTCGCGTGCGTGGTTCGATCCCTACGGGTTAAATTATGAGGACTATAATGGGCACTGGCAGGGGTTGAGTCCAAGCGGCCGCTTCTCCGATTTCATGGTTCAGTCTGATGTTATTG CAAAGATTATGGGGTTTCATGAAGCCGCTCCAGCGTACAAGCAATCTAATAATTTTTGCCACCCGTACGGCATGACCTTGGCCACCGTCGGAGCCGGCGTGTTCTACACGCCCGACGAGACGCCGACGCTTGGCGAGCAGGTCGACACCTTCAAGAGGTTAATGTACGATGGATTCATCTCGAGTACGCGCCTCGACGGTGCATTCCTGTTCGTAGCCATCTCCGGCAACGACTACATTCCGAAGATTAACCTCTTCGGCAACACCAGCACTAATAGT ATCATCCCATTGACCCCTTACATCGAGAACGTGACGAACGAGATCGTCGCCAACGTGCACCGCCTGCAGAAGCTCGGGGCGCAAAAGATTCTTGTTAACAATATGCACCCGCTCGGTTGCATGCCTCGGCACACCAGGGTGAATAACCACACACGTTGCGAAAGCCACGGCAACTTTATCGCGACCGCTCACAACAGCATGCTGCAACAGAAGTTGGGCAATAACAGCAACGTCCTTATACTCGACCTCTACACGGCCTTCACAAACGTCATCAATAACCAGACACCAG ATTCGCAGCGGTTCACGTTTAAGTTGGCGCCGAGCTGCGAAGCCAATGAACCTGAGGGGTTCTGTGGCTACCGCGATGGCAGCCTGCATCATTTTTACGTGCTGGATGAGGATCATCTCTTCAAACACTTCTACTGGGACGACATGCACCCGACGAGTGCAGGCTGGAAGGCTGTGATGAAGCAGCTTGAAGGCTCCATCAAATCGTTCATGTCATAG